One genomic segment of candidate division WOR-3 bacterium includes these proteins:
- the grpE gene encoding nucleotide exchange factor GrpE, giving the protein MEKKKWLERIKEELLFNYKEAEEFRELYTRAIMDFNKFKKRKEEEFKGAKNEGKKELIQKFFLAIDNLGRALEIINENNNDTLNLKKGVEMIYKQFINILNEEGGEIIEPVEGEDFNPEFHEAIDLKEVSDRSLDKKIIKSVQRGLKFMGKAINPAKVIVGVFKEEKKEMGSIPEKSELEKEE; this is encoded by the coding sequence ATGGAAAAAAAGAAATGGCTTGAAAGAATTAAAGAAGAATTACTTTTTAATTATAAAGAAGCAGAAGAGTTTAGAGAACTCTATACCCGTGCAATTATGGATTTTAACAAATTTAAAAAAAGAAAAGAAGAAGAGTTTAAAGGAGCTAAAAATGAAGGAAAAAAAGAATTGATTCAAAAGTTTTTTTTAGCAATTGATAATTTAGGAAGAGCATTAGAAATAATTAATGAAAATAATAATGATACTCTTAATCTTAAAAAAGGTGTAGAAATGATTTACAAACAATTTATTAATATATTAAATGAGGAAGGGGGTGAGATAATAGAACCAGTAGAAGGCGAGGATTTTAATCCAGAGTTTCATGAAGCTATTGATTTAAAGGAAGTTTCTGATAGAAGTTTAGACAAAAAAATAATAAAAAGTGTTCAGAGAGGATTAAAATTTATGGGTAAAGCAATAAATCCAGCTAAAGTGATTGTAGGTGTTTTTAAAGAAGAA